A stretch of Halostagnicola kamekurae DNA encodes these proteins:
- a CDS encoding thiolase family protein — protein sequence MSQTPVIAAAYRTPQGKEDGVYADLRSEDLSIPLINEILAESGLSSEDIDDLMWGCAQQRGEQDNNLARIIALLSDLGEGVPATTINRWCASSMQAVISASDAIAAGNRDAIIAGGVESMTRVPMGESTAEVHPRLAAEYNVGELQMGMTAEKVAEEFDVTREEQDEYAARSQQRAVEATEEGRFEDEIVPIETEDGTITEDEGLRPGTTAEKLAELPTVFKSDGSVTPGNASQISDGASALLVTSEAFAEEHDLEILAEVGMNNVAGVDPTIMGIGPVPATRGLLERNGRDIEDYDLVELNEAFASQSLYSRDELGIDPEIFNVNGGAIAIGHPLGASGARLPVTLIHELQKRGGGLGLATLCVGFGQGAAIEFDVN from the coding sequence ATGTCACAAACGCCAGTCATCGCGGCCGCGTATCGAACCCCACAAGGGAAAGAAGACGGCGTATACGCCGACCTGCGAAGCGAGGATCTCTCCATCCCGCTGATCAACGAAATCCTGGCCGAGAGCGGCCTCTCGAGCGAGGACATCGACGATCTGATGTGGGGCTGTGCCCAGCAGCGCGGCGAGCAGGACAACAACCTCGCGCGGATCATCGCCCTGCTCTCGGATCTGGGCGAAGGGGTACCGGCGACGACGATCAACCGCTGGTGTGCCTCCTCCATGCAGGCGGTCATCTCCGCGTCGGACGCCATCGCGGCGGGCAACCGCGACGCGATCATCGCCGGCGGCGTCGAGTCGATGACCCGCGTGCCGATGGGCGAGAGCACGGCGGAGGTCCACCCGCGGCTGGCCGCCGAGTACAACGTCGGCGAACTCCAGATGGGGATGACGGCAGAGAAGGTCGCCGAGGAGTTCGACGTCACTCGAGAGGAGCAAGACGAGTACGCGGCCCGAAGCCAGCAGCGGGCCGTCGAGGCGACCGAGGAAGGTCGCTTCGAGGACGAGATCGTCCCGATCGAAACGGAAGACGGAACGATCACCGAGGACGAGGGCCTCCGTCCGGGAACGACCGCCGAGAAGCTCGCCGAACTGCCGACGGTGTTCAAATCCGACGGCAGTGTCACCCCCGGTAACGCCTCGCAGATCTCCGACGGCGCGTCCGCGCTTCTGGTCACGAGCGAGGCCTTCGCCGAGGAGCACGACCTCGAGATCCTCGCCGAAGTCGGGATGAACAACGTCGCTGGCGTCGATCCGACCATCATGGGAATCGGTCCGGTTCCGGCGACGCGCGGCCTGCTCGAGCGAAACGGTCGCGACATCGAGGACTACGATCTGGTCGAACTCAACGAGGCCTTCGCCAGCCAGAGTCTCTACTCTCGAGACGAACTCGGGATCGACCCCGAGATCTTCAACGTCAACGGCGGCGCGATCGCGATCGGCCACCCGCTCGGCGCCTCGGGCGCTCGCCTGCCGGTCACCCTGATTCACGAACTCCAGAAACGCGGCGGCGGCCTCGGACTGGCGACGTTGTGTGTCGGGTTCGGACAGGGAGCGGCGATCGAGTTCGACGTGAACTAA
- a CDS encoding TspO/MBR family protein produces the protein MAYSVRSLDLKPRPIAELVGFVLLVNAVGSAPALVTSTDTAWFRTLEKPWFYPPSIAFSIVWTALFTLLGIALWRVWRADGPGRGLAIGLFAVQMAFNVAWTPAFFALQRPLVALGVVAILLGLVVATIAAVRRVDRTAAALLVPYLLWVAFATALTFEIWRLNA, from the coding sequence ATGGCATACAGCGTCCGGTCGCTCGATCTCAAGCCGCGGCCGATAGCCGAACTCGTCGGCTTCGTCCTGTTGGTCAACGCCGTCGGGAGCGCGCCGGCGCTGGTCACCTCAACCGACACAGCCTGGTTTCGGACCCTCGAGAAGCCGTGGTTCTACCCGCCGTCGATCGCGTTTTCGATCGTCTGGACGGCGCTTTTCACCCTGCTCGGGATCGCGCTGTGGCGCGTCTGGCGGGCCGACGGCCCCGGGCGAGGGCTCGCGATCGGACTGTTCGCGGTCCAGATGGCGTTCAACGTCGCGTGGACGCCGGCGTTTTTCGCGCTGCAACGACCGCTGGTTGCGCTCGGCGTCGTCGCAATCCTGTTGGGACTGGTCGTCGCCACTATCGCTGCCGTTCGGCGGGTCGACCGCACGGCGGCCGCGCTGCTCGTCCCGTACCTCCTGTGGGTCGCGTTCGCGACCGCTCTCACGTTCGAAATCTGGCGGTTGAACGCCTGA
- a CDS encoding AMP-dependent synthetase/ligase: MNWREAEREHDDEVIAETTLARMFENAATRHPNRPAQQYKGGIYDRSLTPSVLPAADHGRFRPISYTEMRSIVRNLAAGFRDLGVETGDRVGIFSNTRMEWAQTDFALLGAGGVITTVYTSSSPDQVRYLLEDPDASGVVVENERLLERVLEVEADLDLEFIVSIDRLEGYDDRDDIVTLAEVHDRGEDAFDLEAYEEWVDEPAMDDLASLIYTSGTTGQPKGVQLTHRNFRSNVNQVRKRYGPRPDKAADVPSIDEETTVVSYLPLAHVFERTAGHFLMFASGSCVAYAEDTETLQEDFGLVQPQSATSVPRVYEKIYDAIREQASESPVKERIFNWATEVGREYQNADSPGPVLSLKHSLADKLVFSTVREALGGEVEMLISGGGSLSPDLATLYHGMGLPIYEGYGLTETAPVVSCNPMEEPKIGTIGPRLPGVDIEIDESVTDDDTFEDDRGQVGELLVSGDNVTEGYWNRPGATDRAFTEDEDGTNWFRTGDIVHLRPDDYLEFRERAKQLLVLSTGKNVAPAPIEDAFAASEVVEQCMVVGDGEKFVGALLVPNTAHVREWAEREGIDLPDDPEAMCRDERVKAYVREEVDRVNENFEKHETIKQFRLVPQEFTEENDMLTPTMKKKRRVILERFDDRVDEIYAAG; the protein is encoded by the coding sequence ATGAACTGGCGCGAGGCCGAACGTGAACACGACGACGAGGTAATCGCTGAGACGACGCTCGCACGGATGTTCGAAAACGCCGCAACGCGCCACCCAAACCGGCCGGCCCAGCAGTACAAGGGCGGCATCTACGATCGCTCGCTCACTCCGTCGGTCCTTCCCGCTGCCGATCACGGGCGATTCCGCCCGATTTCGTACACGGAAATGCGGTCCATCGTACGGAACCTCGCGGCGGGGTTTCGCGATCTCGGCGTCGAAACCGGCGATCGGGTCGGCATCTTCTCGAACACCCGGATGGAGTGGGCCCAGACGGACTTCGCCCTGCTCGGTGCCGGCGGCGTCATCACGACCGTCTACACCAGTTCCTCGCCGGATCAGGTCCGCTACCTGCTCGAGGACCCCGACGCGTCGGGCGTCGTCGTCGAAAACGAACGACTCCTCGAGCGCGTCCTCGAGGTCGAAGCCGACCTGGACCTCGAGTTCATCGTCTCGATCGACCGCCTCGAGGGGTACGACGACCGCGACGATATCGTGACCCTCGCCGAGGTCCACGACCGCGGCGAGGACGCGTTCGACCTCGAGGCCTACGAGGAGTGGGTCGACGAGCCTGCGATGGACGATCTGGCGAGCCTGATCTACACCAGCGGCACGACCGGCCAGCCCAAGGGCGTCCAGCTCACCCACCGGAACTTCCGGTCGAACGTGAACCAGGTTCGAAAGCGCTACGGCCCGCGTCCGGACAAAGCCGCGGACGTTCCGTCGATCGACGAGGAGACGACCGTCGTCTCGTATCTCCCGCTCGCACACGTCTTCGAACGGACGGCGGGGCACTTCCTCATGTTCGCCAGCGGCTCCTGCGTCGCCTACGCGGAGGACACGGAGACGCTTCAGGAGGACTTCGGGCTGGTCCAGCCACAGAGCGCGACGAGCGTGCCGCGGGTCTACGAGAAAATCTACGATGCCATCCGCGAGCAGGCCAGCGAGTCGCCGGTCAAAGAGCGGATCTTCAACTGGGCGACCGAGGTCGGTCGAGAGTACCAGAACGCGGATTCGCCGGGGCCGGTACTCTCGCTCAAGCACTCGCTCGCGGACAAACTGGTCTTTTCGACGGTCAGGGAGGCACTCGGCGGCGAAGTCGAGATGCTGATCAGCGGCGGCGGAAGCCTCTCGCCCGATCTGGCGACGCTCTATCACGGAATGGGACTCCCGATCTACGAGGGGTACGGACTGACCGAGACCGCGCCGGTCGTCTCCTGTAACCCGATGGAGGAGCCGAAGATCGGTACGATCGGACCGCGACTCCCCGGCGTCGACATCGAAATCGACGAATCGGTCACGGACGACGACACCTTCGAGGACGACCGCGGCCAAGTCGGCGAACTGCTCGTCAGCGGGGACAACGTCACGGAGGGCTACTGGAACAGACCCGGCGCGACCGACCGGGCGTTCACCGAGGACGAGGACGGCACGAACTGGTTCCGAACGGGCGATATCGTCCACCTGCGTCCCGACGACTACCTCGAGTTCCGCGAGCGCGCGAAGCAGTTGCTCGTGCTCTCGACCGGAAAGAACGTCGCGCCCGCGCCGATCGAGGACGCTTTCGCCGCGAGCGAGGTCGTCGAACAGTGTATGGTCGTCGGCGACGGGGAGAAGTTCGTCGGCGCGCTGCTGGTTCCGAACACGGCGCACGTTCGCGAGTGGGCTGAACGTGAAGGGATTGATTTGCCGGACGATCCGGAAGCGATGTGTCGCGACGAGCGGGTGAAAGCGTACGTACGGGAGGAAGTCGACCGCGTCAACGAGAACTTCGAGAAACACGAGACGATCAAGCAGTTCCGACTGGTCCCCCAGGAGTTCACCGAGGAGAACGACATGCTCACGCCGACGATGAAGAAGAAACGTCGCGTCATCTTAGAGCGGTTCGACGACCGGGTCGACGAGATATACGCGGCGGGGTGA
- a CDS encoding HalOD1 output domain-containing protein, whose amino-acid sequence MSDSSERDPHQDDETITYRTDIQPNEGVTGAIVRLLEKLPERVYDDVTPLYDHVDPEALEHLFADTTASVRRGTARVTFEDVQIAVLDGDRVEIRIVDETAPSTTPDRSECEIDSP is encoded by the coding sequence ATGTCAGATTCATCGGAAAGGGATCCACATCAGGACGATGAGACGATCACGTACAGGACGGACATCCAGCCGAACGAAGGCGTGACTGGCGCGATCGTTCGCCTGCTTGAAAAGCTGCCCGAACGCGTCTACGACGACGTGACCCCCCTCTACGACCACGTCGATCCAGAAGCGCTCGAGCACCTGTTCGCCGATACGACCGCGAGCGTTCGGCGTGGAACCGCGAGGGTGACGTTCGAAGACGTCCAGATCGCTGTTCTGGATGGCGACCGCGTCGAGATACGCATCGTCGACGAAACCGCTCCGTCGACGACCCCCGATCGCAGCGAGTGCGAGATCGATTCGCCGTAA
- a CDS encoding DUF5806 family protein, which translates to MNEDGSRTESEEMDSDSSETTPAEATGDEQAAGDTPEATRDDGLGETTATDTPDSDTDETGATDPSDDDSEETERAVNSNESASNERGPSTERGGSNERDSSTEQSMPGVPDPDEGDENDVPADVQKYARFQKMDGAQYDRVNEFLRDRTYITAREWAIARLCSDFRTETGVEMTKIGENLPELVPFMTDTYTPQAVNQARSSFEEKIRTAGATFLYGAMCDFFTAEELDDVMYEATEVAKFLLEVEGVDLSVEEELEAEERISTVMRDVRDASKELREDEA; encoded by the coding sequence ATGAACGAGGACGGTTCGCGGACGGAGTCCGAGGAGATGGACTCCGACTCGAGCGAGACCACCCCCGCGGAAGCGACCGGCGACGAGCAAGCGGCCGGCGACACTCCCGAGGCGACCCGCGACGACGGTCTCGGCGAGACGACGGCTACAGACACTCCCGACAGTGATACTGACGAGACGGGGGCCACAGACCCTTCTGACGATGATTCCGAGGAGACGGAACGGGCCGTCAACTCCAACGAGTCCGCGTCGAACGAACGGGGTCCATCGACGGAACGCGGCGGTTCGAACGAGCGCGACTCGTCGACCGAGCAGTCGATGCCGGGCGTGCCGGACCCGGACGAGGGCGATGAGAACGACGTGCCGGCGGACGTCCAGAAGTACGCCCGGTTCCAGAAGATGGACGGCGCGCAGTACGACCGGGTCAACGAGTTCCTGCGGGATCGGACCTACATCACGGCCCGCGAGTGGGCCATCGCCCGTCTGTGTTCGGACTTTCGGACCGAAACCGGTGTCGAGATGACCAAGATCGGTGAGAACCTCCCCGAACTCGTCCCCTTCATGACCGACACCTACACCCCGCAGGCGGTCAATCAGGCCCGGAGCTCCTTCGAGGAAAAGATCCGGACCGCGGGCGCGACTTTCCTCTACGGGGCGATGTGTGACTTCTTCACCGCCGAGGAACTCGACGACGTGATGTACGAGGCGACCGAGGTCGCGAAGTTCCTCCTCGAGGTCGAGGGCGTCGACCTCTCGGTCGAGGAGGAACTCGAGGCCGAAGAGCGAATCTCGACGGTGATGCGCGACGTTCGCGACGCCAGCAAGGAGTTGCGAGAAGACGAAGCGTAA
- a CDS encoding helix-turn-helix domain-containing protein — MTFVAEFTISSAEFSFGAVLREHPGLAIEFESVVPTHHGLMPFIFVWSDGNYDEIEPRIRSDRAVETVTEMDRFDDGRLYKVTWSDSVPGLADALLESRATLLEGIGTDEGWTFEIRFREQERIEAFQARVDEYDISLELERLRAELEVSTSTQYDLTDKQYETLITAFDAGYFENPKDATLEEIGDELGVSEAAVTGRLRRGLTSVLSRTVMRGERSGGSE; from the coding sequence ATGACCTTCGTCGCCGAGTTCACGATTTCGTCCGCGGAGTTCTCGTTCGGGGCCGTCCTTCGGGAGCATCCCGGCCTGGCGATCGAGTTCGAGAGCGTCGTCCCGACTCATCACGGGCTCATGCCGTTCATTTTCGTCTGGAGCGACGGCAACTACGACGAGATCGAACCGCGGATTCGGTCGGACCGCGCCGTCGAAACGGTGACCGAGATGGACCGGTTCGACGACGGCCGACTGTACAAGGTGACGTGGTCCGACTCGGTTCCCGGACTCGCGGACGCCCTCCTCGAGTCGCGTGCGACTCTCCTCGAGGGAATCGGGACCGACGAGGGGTGGACGTTCGAGATCAGGTTCCGCGAGCAAGAGCGCATCGAGGCGTTCCAGGCGCGCGTCGACGAGTACGATATCTCGCTCGAACTCGAGCGGCTCCGGGCGGAACTCGAGGTTTCGACGAGCACGCAGTACGACCTCACCGACAAGCAGTACGAAACGCTCATCACGGCCTTCGATGCGGGGTATTTCGAGAACCCGAAGGACGCGACGCTCGAGGAAATCGGCGACGAACTCGGCGTCTCCGAAGCCGCGGTCACCGGTCGGTTGCGTCGCGGACTGACATCTGTGCTCTCGCGGACGGTGATGCGAGGCGAACGGTCGGGTGGTTCCGAATGA
- a CDS encoding DUF7529 family protein: protein MTDGISSGSTRDEPDPWLELLADATAIESEFRDAGWETVLVEPDAVTPIDTDERVGIRAAVAQDRYAVVEGLVDRDDVAFSAVDVYYQTDGQTIFVLAVERDDESHHAVLVPLYYDLPDASVVLQTALAEGNLSIYLDPADEPEAEVEAEPRQADESEATDEDRWVVFSHDDPSLFVESVGELEE from the coding sequence ATGACTGACGGGATCTCCTCGGGCTCGACGCGGGACGAGCCCGATCCGTGGCTCGAGTTGCTCGCGGACGCGACAGCGATCGAGAGCGAGTTTCGGGACGCGGGCTGGGAGACGGTGCTCGTCGAACCGGACGCCGTCACGCCGATCGATACCGACGAACGGGTCGGCATCCGAGCGGCGGTCGCGCAGGACCGCTACGCCGTCGTCGAGGGCCTCGTCGACCGGGACGACGTCGCCTTCAGCGCGGTCGATGTCTACTACCAGACCGACGGCCAGACGATATTCGTCCTCGCGGTCGAACGCGACGACGAGAGTCACCACGCCGTCCTGGTCCCGTTGTACTACGATCTGCCGGACGCATCTGTGGTGCTCCAGACCGCACTCGCGGAGGGCAACCTCTCGATCTACCTCGACCCGGCGGACGAACCCGAAGCCGAAGTCGAAGCGGAACCACGGCAGGCGGACGAATCAGAAGCGACGGACGAAGACCGCTGGGTCGTGTTCTCCCACGACGATCCGTCGCTGTTCGTCGAGTCCGTCGGCGAACTCGAGGAGTAG